A single window of Pontibacillus chungwhensis DNA harbors:
- a CDS encoding NAD-dependent epimerase/dehydratase family protein, with translation MNVLLTGGAGFIGSHLAESLLQDGHKVTIIDKFHPYYDYKRKKEQLDRIFSYANLTFCENDLLDKESCAPIFHQSFDAVFHLAALPGVPYSFEQPLEYVDEDIKATINVLTMAGEAGIPHVLFGSSSSVYGNRDGEMSEDLPIQTVMSPYAAAKVSGEAYAHMYQHVYGFQLTVFRYFTVYGPWGRPDMAIPKFIQANLKGESIDVFGSGTARDYTYIDDIVDGMRLALAHSKGNQIYNIGSGNPITIEELVQTLKEIFPDMKVNHAPFRLGDVKQTWADLTKAKRLLGYEPKHSFEEGLRKTVQWFIRHER, from the coding sequence ATGAACGTACTACTAACGGGTGGGGCAGGATTTATTGGTTCCCACTTAGCTGAGTCTTTACTGCAGGATGGACACAAAGTAACCATCATCGACAAATTTCATCCCTATTATGATTATAAACGTAAAAAAGAACAATTAGATCGCATATTTAGTTACGCAAATCTCACATTTTGCGAAAATGATCTTTTAGATAAAGAAAGTTGTGCACCGATTTTTCATCAATCCTTTGATGCTGTATTTCACTTAGCAGCTCTTCCTGGAGTCCCGTACTCATTTGAACAACCATTAGAATATGTAGATGAGGATATTAAGGCAACGATTAATGTCTTAACAATGGCTGGAGAAGCTGGCATTCCTCATGTTTTATTTGGTTCTTCTTCTTCGGTCTATGGAAACAGGGACGGAGAGATGAGTGAAGATTTACCGATCCAAACGGTTATGTCCCCATATGCAGCAGCAAAGGTAAGTGGGGAAGCATATGCGCATATGTATCAGCACGTCTATGGTTTCCAGTTGACCGTGTTTCGTTATTTCACCGTTTATGGGCCTTGGGGGCGACCTGATATGGCTATTCCAAAGTTTATTCAGGCGAACCTTAAAGGAGAATCTATAGACGTATTTGGAAGTGGGACAGCCAGGGATTACACCTATATCGATGATATTGTAGACGGAATGCGGTTAGCACTAGCACATAGTAAGGGGAATCAGATTTATAACATTGGATCTGGAAATCCCATTACGATCGAAGAACTTGTCCAAACCCTAAAAGAAATCTTTCCTGATATGAAAGTAAACCATGCCCCTTTTCGATTAGGTGATGTGAAACAAACGTGGGCTGATCTCACGAAAGCTAAAAGATTGTTAGGGTATGAGCCTAAACATAGCTTTGAAGAAGGGCTGAGAAAAACAGTCCAATGGTTTATTCGTCATGAAAGGTAA
- a CDS encoding lysylphosphatidylglycerol synthase transmembrane domain-containing protein — MKGKRILKWMIRIAGVLLAGLFVYLTIHYFSFDTVLQVAEELLASPVWLMVMVLTYAFSFWIKAFVWREYVNEKGSLLPYWSGIHYALFMNHILPFKTGDAVRAGVLKGTKSFSWEKSVSSVVAMRVLDLGGLFLLAAIGTYLYMNTLFYIGITTVGILFVLALLLPFRLKKILNKRFLTSFSHFSSTLLSKKGVLLFGLIVMSWILEGFIIYSVGRITVEDLGFFESVWATSVAVVSGVFQITPGHIAGYESVQSYALTFVGLPIETGYAIAVVTHVFKFIYAYVTGLISFYLTPVSFSVVKTWFKGRE, encoded by the coding sequence ATGAAAGGTAAGCGAATTCTTAAATGGATGATTCGAATAGCTGGTGTTTTATTAGCAGGACTATTTGTGTACCTAACCATTCATTATTTTTCATTTGATACGGTTCTACAAGTAGCGGAAGAACTGTTAGCCTCTCCTGTTTGGTTAATGGTAATGGTGCTAACCTATGCATTTTCATTTTGGATTAAAGCATTTGTATGGCGAGAATATGTGAATGAAAAGGGGAGTCTCCTTCCATATTGGTCAGGAATTCATTACGCTCTTTTCATGAACCATATTTTACCTTTTAAAACAGGGGATGCAGTGAGAGCGGGTGTCTTAAAAGGGACGAAGTCGTTTAGTTGGGAGAAGAGTGTGAGTAGTGTAGTGGCCATGAGAGTCCTTGATCTTGGGGGTCTATTTCTTCTTGCGGCCATCGGCACATATCTATATATGAATACGCTGTTCTATATAGGGATTACAACGGTAGGAATCCTATTTGTTCTTGCTTTGCTGCTCCCCTTTCGTTTGAAGAAAATTTTAAATAAACGTTTTCTAACATCCTTCAGTCACTTTTCCTCAACACTACTTTCCAAAAAAGGTGTTCTTTTGTTTGGACTTATAGTGATGAGTTGGATTCTTGAAGGATTCATTATTTATAGTGTGGGACGGATTACTGTAGAGGATCTTGGTTTTTTTGAGTCCGTTTGGGCAACGTCTGTTGCAGTTGTAAGTGGTGTATTTCAAATTACTCCTGGTCATATAGCAGGCTATGAAAGTGTACAGAGCTATGCGCTGACATTTGTAGGTCTTCCGATTGAGACAGGGTATGCTATTGCAGTTGTTACACACGTATTTAAATTTATTTATGCTTACGTTACAGGTCTGATCAGTTTTTATCTGACACCTGTATCGTTCTCCGTAGTAAAAACATGGTTTAAAGGGAGGGAATAA
- a CDS encoding alkaline phosphatase family protein, with protein sequence MKQASSFEKIAARGWNLLNEGKPFTPIFVIGTMFLYHLFDLNTSAGALAISIMYVLPLLALFYYFDFPLLLRSYLWIPVVGFLMIFESSYLSLWLLALGIYFFFTVFFWGTFYYHMRIGTTWWNFTRFWKLVLKNSDSTSGNAQEQIPKFILLLGIWEYTFQHLDTGGLSITDLYQLILFYAGTALFTWILHHYLFDWKPKPYETYTQEHYEQPMESPNDRVIVIVIDGMRKDRFEAAHTPFLDSLKQQGTEYTQMETVYPARTVVCFTSMFTGTYPFEHKIQSNMVWKLGAQTESIFDSLRKVDKKGRLLGIAHLVDTFGDDVDTVTAVMHNDVADKNIVQKGKHIMETENPELFIMQLISTDQTGHSRGVLYDDYIEKIEETDKLVQDYVEWLTEQGYMENTTLMVCADHGQADGIGGHGHLDEGERFVPFFMTGPTIEKGKRVEKKHSLVSMAPTIAHLLGAPYPDHSRGEVLTQSKKEDLSS encoded by the coding sequence GTGAAACAAGCATCATCTTTTGAAAAAATCGCAGCTAGAGGATGGAATTTATTAAATGAAGGTAAACCGTTCACTCCTATTTTTGTTATAGGCACAATGTTTTTGTATCATCTCTTTGATCTAAATACTTCCGCAGGGGCATTAGCCATTAGCATTATGTATGTTTTACCGTTACTAGCCTTATTCTATTATTTTGATTTCCCGTTGCTTTTACGATCTTATTTATGGATACCGGTTGTGGGATTTTTAATGATTTTTGAGAGCAGTTATTTGTCACTATGGTTATTAGCCTTAGGGATTTATTTCTTCTTTACGGTTTTCTTTTGGGGAACCTTTTATTATCATATGCGAATCGGAACAACATGGTGGAATTTCACACGATTTTGGAAGCTTGTATTAAAGAATAGTGATTCTACAAGCGGAAATGCACAAGAGCAAATCCCTAAATTTATTCTTCTGCTAGGAATTTGGGAGTACACGTTTCAACACTTGGACACAGGCGGGTTGAGCATTACTGATCTATATCAATTGATCTTATTTTATGCTGGAACAGCCCTCTTTACTTGGATATTGCATCATTACTTATTTGATTGGAAACCAAAACCCTATGAAACGTATACGCAAGAACATTATGAACAACCCATGGAGTCACCGAATGATCGCGTCATTGTCATAGTCATAGATGGAATGAGGAAAGACCGATTCGAGGCGGCTCATACACCATTTCTTGATTCATTGAAACAACAAGGGACGGAATACACCCAAATGGAAACCGTTTATCCTGCTCGGACGGTGGTTTGTTTTACCTCCATGTTTACAGGTACCTATCCTTTTGAGCATAAAATCCAAAGCAATATGGTGTGGAAGCTCGGGGCTCAAACAGAAAGTATTTTTGATTCTTTACGTAAAGTCGATAAGAAGGGGCGTTTATTAGGAATTGCACATCTCGTAGATACTTTCGGGGATGATGTAGATACAGTGACGGCCGTTATGCATAATGACGTTGCAGATAAGAATATTGTCCAAAAAGGGAAGCACATTATGGAGACAGAAAACCCTGAATTGTTTATCATGCAACTGATTAGTACAGACCAAACCGGTCACAGTCGTGGTGTGTTGTATGATGATTATATTGAAAAAATCGAAGAAACCGATAAGCTTGTCCAAGATTATGTGGAGTGGTTAACAGAACAAGGGTATATGGAAAATACAACGTTAATGGTTTGTGCTGATCATGGCCAAGCCGATGGAATTGGTGGACACGGCCACTTAGATGAAGGGGAGCGATTTGTTCCTTTCTTTATGACTGGTCCGACCATTGAAAAGGGAAAACGAGTAGAGAAAAAACACAGTCTTGTGTCGATGGCACCGACTATTGCCCATTTACTTGGAGCACCATATCCAGACCATTCCAGGGGAGAAGTATTGACTCAAAGTAAGAAGGAGGATCTGTCTTCATGA
- the trxA gene encoding thioredoxin yields the protein MAITHATDQNFAQETGEGLVLADFWAPWCGPCKMIAPVLEEMDAEMNDQVKIVKLDVDENQETAGKFGVMSIPTLLLFKDGKVVDQVVGFQPKEQLVELVNKHA from the coding sequence ATGGCTATAACACATGCAACTGATCAAAACTTCGCACAAGAAACAGGCGAAGGTTTAGTATTAGCAGACTTCTGGGCTCCGTGGTGCGGACCTTGTAAAATGATCGCTCCAGTTCTTGAAGAAATGGATGCTGAAATGAACGACCAAGTAAAAATCGTTAAACTAGACGTTGACGAAAACCAAGAAACAGCTGGGAAATTCGGTGTTATGAGTATCCCAACGCTACTTCTTTTCAAAGACGGTAAAGTCGTTGACCAAGTTGTTGGTTTCCAACCAAAAGAGCAACTTGTAGAATTAGTAAACAAACACGCATAA
- the uvrC gene encoding excinuclease ABC subunit UvrC, whose product MSDNIKEKLAVLPDQPGCYLMKDKHGTVIYVGKSKVLKNRVRSYFTGANDAKTQRLVTEIVDFEYIVTSSEIEALILEMNLIKKYDPKYNVLLKDDKTYPYLKITAERHPRLIVTRKVKKDKGKYFGPYPNVIAARETKRLLDRLYPLRKCNTMPDRVCLYYHMHQCLGPCEYTVTKQQNQDIVNEIARFLSGGFKEIKQDLQSKMYKASEDLDFERAQELRDQIQHIESVMEQQKMTLNDQVDRDIFGYSYDKGWMCVQVFFVRQGKLIERDVSIFPFFDDAEETFLSFIGRFYLHQNHPKPKQVLVPVGADREALKELLEVDVTIPMRGRKKELVELAMKNAEIALQEKFSLIERNEERTIKAVEELGEKLNIETPHRIEAFDNSNIQGADPVSAMVVFIDGRPEKKEYRKYKIRDVEGPDDYDTMREVIRRRYKRVIRDGLPLPDLIVVDGGKGQMSAATEVLENELGLDIPLCGLAKDDKHRTSELLYGDPPAVVEMDRQSQEFYLIQRVQDEVHRFAISFHRQLRGKGAIQSELDKIPGVGEKRRKLLLRHFQSVRHIKESEIEDLTKLGVPKPLAQTILEHLNQPEDEEVEEETLE is encoded by the coding sequence GTGTCTGATAACATCAAAGAAAAACTCGCTGTCCTTCCAGATCAGCCTGGATGTTATTTAATGAAAGACAAGCATGGGACCGTTATTTATGTAGGAAAATCAAAGGTGTTAAAGAATCGTGTTCGCTCCTATTTTACAGGAGCCAATGACGCTAAAACTCAGCGCCTCGTAACAGAAATTGTGGACTTCGAGTATATCGTGACTTCTTCTGAGATTGAAGCACTTATTCTTGAAATGAATTTAATTAAGAAGTATGACCCTAAATACAATGTTTTATTGAAGGATGATAAGACATATCCCTACTTAAAAATTACTGCAGAAAGACATCCCCGCTTAATTGTTACCAGAAAAGTAAAAAAAGATAAAGGCAAATACTTTGGTCCATACCCAAATGTAATTGCAGCGCGAGAAACGAAACGTCTGCTTGATCGTTTGTATCCATTAAGGAAATGCAATACGATGCCTGATCGGGTTTGTCTTTACTATCATATGCACCAATGTCTCGGACCTTGTGAGTATACGGTGACGAAACAACAGAATCAAGATATTGTAAATGAGATTGCCCGTTTTCTCAGTGGAGGTTTTAAAGAGATCAAACAAGATCTTCAATCAAAAATGTACAAAGCTTCTGAAGACTTAGATTTTGAGCGGGCTCAAGAGCTACGCGATCAAATTCAACATATTGAATCTGTTATGGAACAGCAGAAGATGACGTTAAATGATCAAGTTGATCGTGACATATTCGGATATTCCTATGATAAAGGATGGATGTGCGTTCAGGTGTTCTTTGTACGTCAAGGTAAACTTATTGAGAGAGACGTTTCGATTTTCCCGTTTTTTGATGATGCAGAAGAGACATTCCTAAGCTTCATCGGTCGATTCTACCTTCACCAGAATCATCCGAAACCAAAGCAAGTGCTCGTTCCGGTAGGAGCTGATCGAGAGGCTCTTAAGGAATTACTAGAGGTCGACGTTACCATTCCAATGAGAGGCCGGAAAAAAGAACTTGTAGAATTGGCGATGAAAAATGCTGAAATCGCCCTGCAAGAAAAGTTCTCTCTCATTGAACGGAATGAAGAAAGAACCATTAAGGCTGTAGAAGAACTTGGAGAAAAGCTCAATATTGAAACGCCTCATCGCATAGAAGCGTTTGATAACTCAAACATACAAGGGGCAGATCCAGTTTCTGCTATGGTGGTCTTTATTGATGGAAGACCGGAAAAGAAAGAGTATCGAAAATATAAGATACGGGACGTCGAAGGTCCAGATGATTACGATACGATGCGTGAAGTCATAAGAAGAAGATATAAACGGGTTATCCGAGATGGTTTACCTTTGCCCGATCTAATTGTCGTTGATGGTGGGAAAGGTCAAATGTCTGCTGCAACAGAAGTGCTCGAAAATGAGTTAGGTCTTGATATCCCGCTATGTGGCTTAGCCAAAGATGATAAGCACAGAACGAGTGAACTGCTATACGGTGACCCACCTGCAGTTGTAGAGATGGACCGTCAGTCGCAAGAGTTTTATCTCATCCAGCGTGTGCAAGATGAGGTGCACCGATTCGCTATTTCCTTCCATCGTCAATTACGTGGAAAAGGCGCTATCCAATCTGAACTTGATAAGATACCAGGAGTCGGAGAAAAGCGGCGTAAGCTTCTGTTACGCCATTTCCAATCTGTTAGACATATCAAAGAATCAGAAATAGAGGATCTAACCAAACTAGGAGTCCCGAAACCATTAGCTCAAACCATTCTCGAGCACCTCAACCAACCAGAGGATGAAGAAGTTGAAGAGGAAACATTAGAATAG